From one Nematostella vectensis chromosome 7, jaNemVect1.1, whole genome shotgun sequence genomic stretch:
- the LOC5520886 gene encoding probable alpha-ketoglutarate-dependent hypophosphite dioxygenase, which yields MAALCRLRLATRSSNSCNIAQKGSLLRLSNIFRKPLQTLLVSRHLSSPAANLALTDEQKQQFEEEGYLIINDVLDKEHIQRMKDALDECEERAKHLEKSTNHLTLDPMSIPGNSLLQRVHIPSLLFPVFEETIKNEKILDIVSDLIGPNIRYIRQDKVNVKHPKGTGFPIKWHQDWAFNPHTNQDLVMICISIDDTNIENGCLQVVPKSHKGPLLSHYRDGEFASAINDHRFDPSKAKHLEVPSGGISLHHVSSIHGSAINRSKNKRRLYVYQYCSTDAWPLLGVSSNEFTNIGPVDWDRFTSTLVRGKCTLYPRMEKIDIALPVPFDKGYVFEHQDSIVSTHDNPQ from the exons ATGGCTGCATTATGTCGCCTCCGTTTGGCTACTCGCTCGAGTAATTCCTGCAATATTGCACAAAAAGGGTCACTATTAAGATTATCGAATATTTTCCGAAAGCCGCTCCAAACACTTCTAGTCTCACGTCACCTCTCCTCGCCTGCCGCAAATCTTGCTTTGACGGACGAGCAGAAACAACAG TTTGAAGAAGAGGGATACttaatcatcaatgacgtcTTGGATAAGGAACATATCCAACGCATGAAAGACGCTCTGGATGAGTGCGAAGAAAG AGCGAAACATCTAGAGAAGTCAACCAACCACCTAACGCTGGATCCTATGTCAATCCCCGGGAATTCACTACTGCAGAGAGTACATATACCATCCCTTCTCTTCCCTGTATTCGAAGAGACTATAAAGAATGAAAAGATTCTTGACATTGTTTCAGACTTG ATTGGGCCGAATATTAGGTACATTCGGCAGGACAAGGTTAATGTGAAGCACCCAAAAGGCACAGGCTTCCCAATCAAGTGGCACCAGGATTGGGCATTCAACCCCCACACAAACCAAGATCTGGTCATGATCTGCATTTCAATTGATGACACCAATATTGAGAATG ggtGTCTACAAGTCGTACCCAAATCCCATAAGGGGCCTCTCCTATCACACTATCGAGACGGAGAGTTCGCTTCCGCAATCAACGACCACCGGTTTGACCCGTCCAAGGCAAAACATCTAGAAGTTCCTTCAGGGGGGATAAGTCTGCACCACGTCTCCTCTATACATGGTTCTGCCATCAACAGatctaaaaacaaacgacGTTTGTACGTCTATCAATACTGCTCCACAGATGCATGGCCGCTGCTGGGCGTTAGCTCAAATGAATTCACTAATATAG GTCCAGTTGACTGGGACAGATTCACGTCCACCTTGGTTCGAGGGAAGTGCACATTGTATCCCCGGATGGAGAAAATCGACATCGCACTTCCGGTCCCGTTTGACAAGGGCTACGTCTTTGAACATCAAGACTCTATCGTATCCACGCATGACAACCCCCAGTGA
- the LOC5520792 gene encoding tyramine receptor Ser-2 — MTASNETSSLHSEPLSTGIIVFYCIIMASITITAIFGNSLVIAAVRRTRSLRTSSAILVVNLACVDLAVTIIIVPFVILTAANTSVWDETLPQEICKATGFMNAFLTAAQIMALLHISVNRFIAVAFPHSYEKLTKRFTMGTVFFGWLHSLFWTLMPFLGWGELGFVKGTLFCNILWSQELSFAVTVQVVCYFLPTAVAVILYIGIYVNVRRQSKRVKERSRSTLSMGDISCVTPSRPLSGVSISSGEYPSVTQPGVTESGVTPLGESRQTGVEVDEASCCDGTKHENTNVTQTKVKLSGVTHSEIVQSDVTQSEVTQPNVTQSGVTHSKIVHSDVAQSEVTQPNVTQSGVTQSNVKQSEVTQSDLTQSNAAQSVVTQSDITQSGLTQSDVTQSGEAEFGVTHSEGKDNAGASLESTENLSHESVASSSREGGIEEAVESESCKHNGTASTKRTKRRSVFIDAFEIGRNGINGWYERARKAANGDTGEHAEGRPQNGINRLFKRQDTSDTLGKSLTSMKKEMTEAERAEKMRNKRRKILENRVTRTLLGVALAFAVCWFPRGVANLWALFAGRESVPRGLEYASTAFVFMNSSVNPILYGALHQDFNRAFRDILYCRTRVRRARSKSEDFSASVSMRPRV; from the coding sequence ATGACGGCGTCAAACGAAACATCATCTCTTCACTCCGAACCTCTATCGACTGGTATCATCGTATTTTACTGTATCATAATGGCGTCCATCACAATAACTGCTATTTTTGGTAACTCTTTAGTAATAGCAGCCGTTCGGCGCACTCGGTCGTTGCGTACGAGTTCAGCGATACTGGTGGTGAATCTGGCTTGCGTTGACCTTGCCGTAACGATTATAATCGTACCATTTGTGATTCTGACGGCGGCGAATACAAGCGTCTGGGACGAGACCCTCCCCCAGGAGATCTGCAAAGCAACGGGTTTTATGAATGCGTTTCTGACCGCAGCACAAATCATGGCTCTTTTGCACATAAGCGTGAATAGATTTATCGCTGTGGCTTTCCCTCACTCATACGAAAAGCTAACCAAAAGGTTCACTATGGGGACGGTGTTCTTCGGGTGGCTCCACTCGTTGTTTTGGACACTTATGCCGTTTCTTGGTTGGGGGGAGCTTGGATTTGTAAAGGGGACTttattttgtaacattttgtgGTCTCAAGAGTTGAGTTTCGCTGTAACTGTACAAGTAGTGTGTTATTTTCTACCAACTGCAGTGGCTGTTATACTGTATATCGGCATCTATGTGAACGTTCGCCGGCAGTCGAAGAGGGTCAAAGAACGGTCACGCTCGACACTATCAATGGGTGATATATCATGTGTCACACCATCCCGACCGTTATCAGGTGTGTCAATATCTAGCGGAGAGTATCCAAGTGTCACACAACCTGGCGTTACCGAATCTGGCGTGACTCCATTAGGGGAGTCACGCCAAACTGGGGTAGAAGTGGATGAAGCGTCTTGTTGTGACGGCACTAAACATGAAAATACAAACGTAACGCAAACAAAGGTCAAGCTTTCTGGAGTAACACACTCCGAAATAGTACAATCTGATGTCACGCAATCTGAAGTAACGCAACCTAATGTCACGCAATCTGGAGTAACACACTCCAAAATAGTACACTCTGATGTCGCGCAATCTGAAGTAACGCAACCTAATGTCACGCAATCTGGAGTAACACAATCTAATGTCAAGCAATCTGAAGTAACACAATCTGATCTTACACAATCTAACGCAGCTCAATCTGTAGTAACACAATCTGATATTACGCAATCTGGATTAACACAATCTGATGTCACGCAATCTGGTGAAGCGGAATTTGGTGTCACGCACTCTGAAGGGAAAGATAACGCCGGGGCTTCTTTAGAATCCACGGAAAATCTATCTCATGAGAGCGTTGCCTCAAGCTCACGAGAAGGTGGCATCGAGGAAGCTGTGGAGTCGGAGAGTTGTAAGCATAATGGCACCGCCAGCACAAAACGCACAAAAAGGAGGAGCGTCTTCATAGATGCGTTCGAGATCGGTCGCAATGGCATTAATGGATGGTACGAGAGGGCGAGGAAGGCAGCTAACGGCGACACAGGCGAACACGCGGAAGGCAGGCCTCAGAATGGCATTAACAGACTTTTTAAAAGACAAGACACAAGCGATACACTTGGAAAATCGCTCACAAGCATGAAGAAAGAGATGACGGAGGCGGAGAGAGCGGAAAAAATGCGCAACAAACGGCGCAAGATTCTCGAGAATCGCGTAACACGCACGTTACTGGGCGTGGCGCTCGCATTCGCCGTCTGCTGGTTCCCAAGGGGCGTGGCTAATCTGTGGGCTCTCTTTGCGGGTCGCGAGTCCGTCCCGCGAGGCCTCGAATACGCCTCtaccgccttcgtgtttatgAACAGCTCTGTGAATCCAATCCTCTATGGCGCTCTTCATCAGGACTTTAACCGCGCGTTTAGGGATATCTTGTATTGTAGAACCCGTGTCAGGCGTGCACGCAGCAAGAGCGAAGATTTCTCCGCGTCCGTCTCTATGAGACCACGTGTTTGA
- the LOC5520887 gene encoding uncharacterized protein LOC5520887 — MSACTAVFRAVLAIFNIILIALLGVIHFYSQRQEKFIFHYILQNRTASQVSDTFFVTMRPQSWMEYVWYGIYGWQLLWMIQAIAIQFRKFPAVLNSFVFLLFLSSTILTATWVVFLNRLMVTAACIVLFSAVFLTALALVLIYVRFNEYYDPEEHPACYFWGFQVLVFNGIACYVVWLIYHAMLILAAVLTYREDITEPTSTTVVLILMYVLVLVWFILENTVFLWSTRYTFSIYPTLVTAQVASALGNWDPRMRNSIILVMLIAMVCVIFVFRVVRVAVRLKRSRKTYSTQVPPPPPPPSQPQEPLKDYKLEVLSTKF, encoded by the coding sequence ATGAGTGCCTGCACTGCGGTGTTTCGTGCAGTCCTCGCCATCTTCAACATCATACTTATAGCGTTGCTCGGAGTAATCCATTTTTACAGCCAACGCCAAGAAAAGTTCATTTTCCACTATATACTCCAGAATCGCACCGCGAGCCAAGTCTCAGACACGTTTTTCGTCACCATGAGGCCGCAATCATGGATGGAGTATGTCTGGTATGGCATCTACGGCTGGCAGCTTCTCTGGATGATCCAAGCGATAGCCATACAGTTCCGTAAATTCCCCGCTGTCCTCAACTCCTTCGTGTTCCTGCTTTTCCTGAGCTCCACTATCTTGACCGCCACGTGGGTAGTGTTCTTGAACCGTCTGATGGTCACCGCTGCGTGTATCGTACTTTTCAGTGCGGTGTTCCTCACAGCTCTAGCCTTGGTCCTAATCTACGTGCGGTTTAACGAGTACTACGACCCCGAGGAGCACCCCGCGTGTTATTTCTGGGGTTTTCAGGTGCTCGTGTTTAACGGCATTGCGTGTTACGTGGTGTGGCTTATCTACCATGCGATGTTGATCCTCGCCGCTGTACTGACATACCGGGAAGACATCACGGAACCGACCTCCACCACTGTGGTGCTCATCTTGATGTACGTACTCGTCCTGGTGTGGTTCATTCTAGAGAACACGGTCTTCCTGTGGTCCACCCGCTACACGTTCAGCATCTACCCTACTTTGGTAACCGCGCAGGTGGCGAGCGCGCTGGGAAACTGGGACCCACGCATGCGTAACTCTATCATCCTTGTCATGCTGATCGCGATGGTATGCGTGATTTTCGTGTTTCGTGTCGTGCGCGTTGCGGTGCGGCTAAAGAGGTCGAGAAAAACGTATTCTACCCAagtccccccacccccaccaccgCCCTCGCAGCCACAGGAACCTCTCAAAGATTACAAACTTGAAGTGTTGTCCACCAAGTTTTAA
- the LOC5520888 gene encoding calcium-activated potassium channel subunit beta-4, which produces MEKSTLSEFLETRVCFTPRRKTLWKKFAVLVTICGVGALLYFCIAEVETCIEGMKFVKARCSVNESGIQGEILCDCGVYVPSACYPCLKVLVVVGIDGEKEKFSPPVLLYESVFTLDQICSYKPPSCCHDNVKNTQSVMQIQKEMLAMGPAFECHYNPRNTSQVILHRHNYEWIVASCFLWPSLAIVFGIASIRFIENMEERDAYVKQLIMMVEAKRKISGKYHRKISSAEPRTPTAV; this is translated from the exons ATGGAAAAATCAACACTATCCGAATTTCTAGAAACAAGAGTTTGTTTCACCCCAAGACGTAAAACCCTTTGGAAGAAGTTTGCGGTTCTAGTGACCATATGTGGGGTCGGGGCACTACTGTATTTTTGCATCGCAGAAGTCGAGACTTGTATTGAGGGGATGAAGTTTGTGAAAGCGCGTTGTTCTGTAAACGAGAGCGGTATACAAGGCGAGATTCTATGCGATTGCGGTGTGTATGTCCCATCTGCTTGCTATCCGTGTTTAAAAGTCTTGGTCGTGGTCGGAATTGATGGCGAAAAAGAGAAATTCTCGCCCCCTGTGTTGCTGTACGAGAGTGTGTTTACGTTGGATCAAATA TGCTCTTACAAGCCCCCATCCTGTTGCCATGACAATGTCAAAAACACCCAATCAGTGATGCAGATACAAAAAGAGATGCTAGCGATGGGCCCTGCGTTTGAATGCCACTACAACCCCAGGAACACGAGCCAAGTGATACTTCATAGACATAACTACGAGTGGATCGTAGCAAGCTGTTTTCTGTGGCCCTCTCTTGCCATAGTCTTCGGCATAGCATCGATACGATTTATCGAGAACATGGAAGAACGAGACGCCTATGTGAAGCAATTGATCATGATGGTAGAGGCCAAGCGAAAAATAAGTGGCAAGTACCACAGGAAGATCAGCTCGGCTGAGCCACGAACACCGACTGCTGTATGA
- the LOC116604009 gene encoding vesicular inhibitory amino acid transporter, which yields MATNKCKEPSTSAYLDVPFSMIPFEDECPSRPQETTPKGKKRHEGTPVCEAILNLLSDILGSGLLALPYVVSQGGISALVSILVIPIICYYTGQILIDCLYEKSYNGVRYRVRHSYKEIGEACWPGYGGIITVVIQGVKLFLSAASYIVLSAALISSMLQDLGFGDRLWILIAALVGLPMILAKNLSQVAWLSLLSIAALLAAVVVVSGYGYSQSRPWELTVLPVASLAGTPFAISVVTFSYVAHGILPTIEENMTDRTRFNSMLAITYAFCAVLRTFFAINGFFSFYGNIHPVISNSLPANSAIHVTVNALLVAYSILCYPFLAVAAIQITERSIIPKCTFERIPSKVWYVCARVLITVITVAIALLVPHFAALIAISGNLGAMTALIFPTLFHLRLKYEELSVWDIILDFFVLVLGIAMFVIGSAIGIRQLLK from the coding sequence ATGGCGACAAATAAGTGCAAAGAACCGAGCACGAGTGCATACTTGGACGTGCCCTTTTCAATGATCCCATTTGAAGACGAGTGCCCGTCCCGCCCCCAGGAGACCACGCCCAAGGGTAAAAAGAGGCACGAAGGTACCCCTGTGTGTGAAGCCATTCTGAATCTCCTGAGCGACATCTTGGGGAGTGGATTATTGGCGTTACCGTATGTGGTATCCCAAGGTGGCATCTCCGCACTTGTCAGCATCCTCGTTATCCCTATTATTTGCTACTACACCGGGCAAATCCTTATTGACTGTCTCTACGAGAAATCGTACAATGGGGTCCGGTACCGGGTGAGGCACTCTTACAAGGAGATCGGAGAGGCTTGCTGGCCAGGATATGGCGGTATCATCACTGTTGTGATCCAGGGTGTCAAGTTATTCCTGAGTGCCGCGTCTTACATCGTGCTTAGCGCTGCGCTTATCTCTAGTATGTTACAGGACCTCGGCTTCGGTGACCGTCTTTGGATCCTTATCGCTGCGCTCGTAGGCCTACCCATGATCCTCGCTAAGAATTTATCCCAAGTTGCGTGGCTTAGTCTACTGAGTATTGCGGCACTGCTGGCGGCGGTCGTGGTGGTTTCTGGGTACGGGTACTCGCAGAGCCGCCCCTGGGAGTTGACGGTACTTCCCGTGGCCTCCCTAGCGGGGACGCCTTTTGCGATTAGTGTGGTGACGTTTAGTTACGTTGCGCATGGTATTCTACCCACTATAGAGGAAAACATGACAGACCGTACACGATTTAATTCCATGTTAGCCATAACATACGCCTTCTGCGCTGTTTTGCGCACCTTTTTTGCCATCAATGGTTTCTTCTCCTTCTACGGTAATATCCACCCTGTCATTAGTAATAGTCTTCCCGCGAATAGCGCGATCCACGTGACGGTCAACGCCCTCCTCGTGGCCTACTCCATTCTGTGTTACCCCTTTCTGGCCGTCGCCGCCATTCAAATCACGGAACGTTCAATTATACCCAAGTGCACGTTTGAGAGGATCCCAAGCAAGGTGTGGTACGTCTGTGCAAGGGTCCTGATCACTGTTATTACCGTCGCCATCGCATTGCTTGTGCCGCACTTCGCCGCTCTAATCGCGATCAGTGGGAATCTCGGTGCCATGACTGCCCTTATATTCCCGACTCTTTTCCACTTGCGGTTGAAGTACGAGGAGCTATCTGTCTGGGATATAATCCTGGACTTTTTTGTGCTGGTATTAGGGATTGCGATGTTTGTTATTGGCTCTGCGATAGGAATTAGACAGCTTCTTAAATAG